From one Bradyrhizobium sp. Ash2021 genomic stretch:
- a CDS encoding cytochrome B6, producing the protein MPLYLKIVLPVAGLILGIFSLTVPESARSQQPPDAIAQAQTPKEAPVERPEQKKTAHDLSDVFNQSNAVPSSEALTNQTDRGQMNGFDFYRDLLGATRPGMTFDDLYRASVANKPQVMATQRRLLESRYNLESRLDPVVTMSRGKPLAVGPTAKLPAGMTWEALAQLSPAEIRERDIFPYKALPHASQGGGLGGQVFPQMQIKMFPRLERYDVEFDLPEAFLPEFPPAMFLQNRPELGDVSRGEVVSINNYYRLFKDILTAVQLDGLRLLVTPFPQEEFNPTDDRRTVQPSLGVTCLDCHTNGHTSGQFHITPDIRPEQRRIRLDTVSLRGLFNQQIHGSKRSLRSVEDFTEFEQRTAYFNGDMIHALKKGMNILDRIQVTNMAQMQNMFDFPPAPKLTVTGMLDPAKATAGELAGQTLFFGKAQCSTCHPAPVYLDNQMHDLHVERFLKNEAGDGPIKAFTLRGIKDSPPYLHDGRLLTLEDTVEFFNLVQELKLTPEEKHNLVEFMRQL; encoded by the coding sequence ATGCCACTTTACCTAAAAATAGTCCTTCCTGTTGCTGGTCTGATCCTGGGTATTTTCAGCCTTACCGTTCCTGAAAGCGCGAGATCGCAACAGCCCCCTGACGCTATCGCACAGGCGCAAACCCCCAAGGAAGCTCCAGTGGAGCGGCCGGAACAGAAGAAGACGGCCCACGACCTCTCCGACGTCTTCAACCAAAGCAATGCGGTGCCATCGTCGGAGGCTTTGACCAATCAAACAGATCGCGGACAGATGAACGGTTTCGACTTCTATCGCGATCTCCTCGGTGCGACGAGGCCTGGGATGACGTTTGACGACCTTTACAGGGCGAGCGTCGCCAATAAGCCGCAGGTCATGGCGACCCAACGCCGGCTCCTGGAAAGCCGGTACAATCTTGAATCGAGGCTTGACCCGGTCGTCACAATGTCCCGCGGCAAGCCCCTTGCGGTGGGTCCGACAGCGAAATTGCCAGCGGGGATGACCTGGGAAGCACTGGCCCAGTTGAGCCCGGCTGAAATTCGCGAGCGGGACATCTTCCCCTACAAGGCACTGCCTCACGCATCCCAAGGAGGCGGGCTAGGCGGCCAGGTCTTCCCCCAGATGCAGATCAAAATGTTCCCGCGGCTGGAGCGGTACGACGTCGAGTTCGATCTGCCTGAGGCGTTTTTGCCCGAGTTTCCGCCAGCGATGTTTCTACAAAACCGGCCCGAGCTGGGCGACGTCTCCCGAGGCGAAGTGGTCTCGATCAACAACTATTACCGCTTGTTCAAAGACATCTTGACCGCGGTACAGCTCGATGGCCTGCGGTTGCTGGTGACGCCATTTCCTCAAGAAGAGTTCAACCCGACCGACGATCGAAGGACTGTTCAGCCCAGCTTGGGGGTGACGTGCCTGGATTGTCATACGAATGGCCACACCAGCGGTCAGTTCCACATCACTCCAGACATCAGGCCCGAGCAACGGCGAATTCGACTTGACACCGTCAGTCTCCGCGGCTTGTTCAATCAACAGATTCACGGCTCGAAGCGGAGCCTACGTTCGGTTGAGGACTTCACCGAGTTTGAGCAGCGCACCGCTTACTTCAATGGCGATATGATTCACGCGCTCAAGAAAGGCATGAACATTCTGGACCGAATCCAGGTGACGAACATGGCCCAGATGCAGAATATGTTCGACTTTCCGCCGGCACCGAAACTAACCGTCACCGGCATGCTCGACCCGGCAAAGGCGACGGCTGGAGAACTGGCGGGGCAGACATTGTTCTTTGGCAAAGCACAATGCTCCACCTGCCATCCGGCGCCGGTCTATCTCGATAACCAGATGCACGACCTCCATGTCGAGCGGTTCCTGAAAAACGAAGCCGGCGATGGACCGATTAAGGCATTCACGCTGCGGGGTATCAAGGACAGCCCACCGTATCTCCATGACGGCCGGCTTTTGACGCTGGAAGACACGGTCGAGTTCTTCAACCTGGTCCAGGAACTTAAACTCACGCCCGAGGAAAAGCACAATCTGGTTGAGTTCATGCGGCAGTTGTAG
- a CDS encoding cold-shock protein → MAIGTVKWFNSTKGYGFIQPEGGGKDVFVHISAVEKAGFSSLAEGAKVSYEIVSDRGKESAGNLRL, encoded by the coding sequence GTGGCGATAGGTACCGTGAAGTGGTTTAACTCGACCAAGGGCTATGGTTTCATTCAACCGGAGGGCGGCGGCAAGGACGTGTTCGTCCATATCTCGGCAGTTGAGAAAGCCGGTTTCAGTTCGCTCGCTGAGGGCGCCAAGGTCAGCTACGAGATCGTCTCCGACCGCGGCAAAGAGTCGGCCGGGAATTTGAGGCTTTAG
- a CDS encoding DedA family protein: MDFTSLSDALISSIPIYGPWIIFGTVAFESAGVPLPGETILVASALLSATTGQINIIVVVLAAAAGAIVGDGMGYMVGRRLGLPFLRRYGRYIRLDEDRLLIGRYLFFQYGNAVVFFGRFVAVLRMFAALLAGTNNMPAGRFFFFNAAGGVCWACLFGFGAYAVGAKIYKISGTLSVISVGLFIAAAYALSTFIRRNEVALRRRAELALPDHSCG; the protein is encoded by the coding sequence ATGGACTTTACTTCTTTGTCCGATGCCTTGATTAGCTCGATTCCAATCTACGGCCCCTGGATCATCTTTGGCACTGTTGCGTTCGAAAGTGCCGGCGTGCCTCTCCCCGGAGAGACAATTCTGGTTGCCTCCGCACTCCTTTCCGCCACCACTGGTCAGATCAACATCATCGTCGTTGTACTGGCAGCTGCAGCGGGTGCGATTGTCGGGGACGGTATGGGATACATGGTCGGGCGTCGGCTTGGTTTGCCCTTTCTTCGCAGATACGGTCGGTACATCCGCCTCGATGAGGATCGATTGCTGATCGGTCGATATCTTTTCTTTCAGTATGGGAACGCCGTCGTGTTCTTTGGGCGTTTCGTTGCAGTGCTACGAATGTTTGCGGCTTTGCTGGCGGGCACCAATAACATGCCGGCAGGTCGGTTCTTCTTCTTCAATGCGGCTGGTGGAGTCTGCTGGGCGTGTCTCTTCGGCTTTGGTGCTTATGCAGTGGGCGCCAAAATTTACAAGATTTCCGGAACACTGAGTGTGATCTCAGTGGGCCTATTTATTGCGGCGGCGTATGCACTCTCAACTTTCATTCGACGAAATGAAGTCGCGCTACGCCGTCGAGCGGAGCTAGCTCTGCCAGATCATTCGTGCGGATGA
- a CDS encoding IS110 family transposase: MEITTIGLDLAKSVFQVHGVDATGQVIVRKSLRRAQMLPFFAKLPSCLVGMEACGTSHHWARELIKLGHEVRLMPPAYVKPYVKRGKTDAADAEAVCEAVTRPTMRFVPVKSPEQQAALSMHRTRDLLVKQRTQLVNMIRGLLAEFGIDIPKGLERALLMARRIVDGAAPDVPIEAAKIVGTLSQQALDVHVRLRQIDRDLLVWQRGNDVARRLMTIPGIGPVGATALAASVTDPHQFRSGRQFAAWLGLTPLQKSSGGKERLGRISKMGDKYLRKLLIVGMTSLVRRAKYNPGKIDPRLADLLARKPTRVATVAMANKTARVIWAIMARGEIYRTGHQLAPAA; encoded by the coding sequence ATGGAGATTACCACGATCGGCCTCGATCTGGCCAAGAGCGTTTTTCAGGTTCACGGCGTTGATGCGACCGGTCAGGTCATTGTCCGCAAGTCGCTTCGGCGAGCGCAGATGCTGCCGTTCTTCGCCAAATTGCCTTCGTGCCTGGTTGGCATGGAGGCGTGCGGCACGTCGCATCACTGGGCGCGAGAGTTGATCAAGCTCGGTCATGAAGTGCGCCTGATGCCGCCGGCTTACGTCAAGCCGTATGTAAAGCGGGGCAAGACAGATGCTGCCGATGCGGAAGCGGTTTGCGAGGCGGTAACGCGGCCGACGATGCGGTTCGTGCCCGTGAAGTCGCCCGAGCAGCAAGCGGCGCTGTCGATGCACCGAACGCGGGATTTGCTGGTCAAACAGCGCACGCAGCTGGTTAACATGATCCGCGGCCTGCTCGCCGAATTTGGCATCGACATCCCCAAGGGTCTCGAACGAGCGCTTCTGATGGCCCGACGGATCGTCGATGGTGCAGCACCAGATGTGCCGATTGAAGCTGCCAAGATCGTTGGTACGCTGTCGCAGCAGGCGCTCGATGTCCACGTTCGGCTTCGCCAGATCGATCGCGATCTGCTGGTCTGGCAACGTGGCAACGATGTCGCGCGTCGTCTCATGACGATCCCCGGCATCGGGCCGGTCGGCGCGACGGCGCTTGCCGCATCGGTCACCGACCCGCATCAGTTCCGCTCGGGGCGGCAGTTCGCTGCCTGGTTGGGACTGACGCCACTTCAGAAGTCGAGCGGTGGCAAGGAGCGGCTCGGGCGCATCTCCAAGATGGGAGACAAATATCTGCGCAAGCTGCTCATTGTCGGCATGACGTCACTTGTGCGCCGCGCAAAATACAATCCCGGTAAAATCGATCCACGCCTGGCGGATCTGCTGGCGCGAAAGCCCACAAGGGTAGCCACCGTCGCGATGGCGAACAAGACCGCGCGGGTCATCTGGGCGATCATGGCACGTGGAGAAATCTATCGTACCGGCCACCAGCTGGCACCGGCAGCATAA
- a CDS encoding IS3 family transposase (programmed frameshift), which translates to MSRRPRRNHSPAFKAKVALAAIKGDRTIAQLAEHFDVHPNQITAWKSQLEGGASDIFGSGGGTPATPAVDVKSLHAKIGELTLENGFFRRRAHQGGIAERKAMIDRKHDLSITKQAEILKVSRGSVYYLPRPVSSADLEIMQRLDRLHLEYPFAGSRMLRGLLALQGCKIGRRHVKTLMRRMGIEALYRRPRTTKPEPGHKIYPYLLRGIEIRRPNQVWAMDITYIPMAHGFVYLAVVLDWATRRVLSWRLSITMEAAFCVETLEDALARHGKPDIFNTDQGSQFTGAAFTGLLASNGIAISMDGKGAWRDNVFVERLWRSVKYEEVYLRAYETVGEARHSIGRYLDFYNGRRPHSSLDDMTPDQAYFDLPPLRAAA; encoded by the exons ATGAGCAGACGACCCCGGCGGAACCACTCACCGGCCTTCAAGGCGAAGGTGGCTCTGGCCGCCATCAAGGGCGATCGGACGATAGCCCAGCTGGCGGAGCATTTCGACGTTCACCCCAATCAGATTACGGCCTGGAAATCACAGCTTGAGGGCGGCGCCTCTGATATTTTCGGATCGGGGGGCGGGACGCCGGCCACGCCCGCGGTCGATGTGAAGTCGCTGCATGCCAAGATCGGGGAGCTGACGCTGGAGAACG GATTTTTTAGAAGGCGCGCTCACCAAGGCGGGATTGCTGAGCGCAAAGCGATGATCGACCGTAAGCACGATCTGTCGATCACCAAGCAGGCAGAGATTTTGAAGGTCAGTCGCGGCAGCGTGTACTATCTGCCGCGTCCAGTCTCTTCAGCCGACCTCGAGATCATGCAGCGTCTCGATCGGCTGCACCTGGAGTATCCCTTCGCCGGTTCGCGTATGTTGCGAGGCCTGCTGGCTTTGCAGGGGTGCAAGATCGGCCGCCGGCATGTGAAGACGCTCATGCGGCGGATGGGGATAGAGGCGCTCTATCGCCGTCCGCGCACCACCAAGCCCGAGCCCGGCCACAAGATCTATCCGTATCTGCTGCGCGGCATCGAGATCCGGCGGCCGAACCAGGTCTGGGCCATGGACATCACGTACATTCCGATGGCGCACGGCTTCGTCTATCTCGCCGTGGTGCTGGACTGGGCGACACGTCGTGTTCTGTCGTGGCGGCTGTCGATCACGATGGAGGCGGCCTTCTGCGTCGAGACCCTGGAAGATGCCTTGGCTCGCCACGGCAAGCCGGACATCTTCAACACCGATCAGGGCTCTCAGTTCACCGGCGCGGCGTTCACCGGCCTGCTCGCCAGCAATGGCATCGCCATCAGCATGGATGGCAAAGGGGCCTGGCGGGACAATGTGTTCGTCGAACGGCTGTGGCGCAGCGTCAAATACGAGGAGGTCTATCTGCGAGCCTACGAAACCGTCGGCGAGGCGCGACATTCGATCGGCCGGTATCTCGACTTTTACAACGGCCGACGTCCTCATTCGAGTCTTGACGACATGACCCCGGATCAAGCCTACTTCGATCTTCCGCCGCTCCGCGCGGCGGCCTAA
- a CDS encoding tyrosine-type recombinase/integrase has protein sequence MFADSIRASSPNRLHQQAGQKTAPDHATASNLPLQRGSHPQKTSATPDGTVFIFPIKPRVGPKDADIGRTGQARCDVVRMGRQFVRDETLSMSRQKTGVPFDIPILLPLREELDLQPHNERHLTFLVTEKGKSFTAAVFGNWFRDRCNEAGLPLCAAHGLRSAAATRLANHGATAHQLMAWFGWRTLSEAERYTKEADRKHLSAEAGKRASCYLLAARWGRTTDIRVRK, from the coding sequence TTGTTCGCGGACTCCATCAGGGCCAGCAGTCCCAACCGACTGCATCAACAGGCCGGACAGAAGACTGCACCCGACCACGCCACTGCATCAAATTTACCCTTGCAACGCGGGAGCCATCCACAGAAGACATCGGCGACGCCAGATGGCACTGTCTTCATTTTTCCTATCAAACCGCGTGTTGGGCCGAAAGATGCCGACATTGGGCGGACCGGACAGGCACGCTGCGACGTGGTGAGGATGGGGCGGCAATTCGTCCGCGATGAGACGCTTTCGATGAGCCGCCAAAAAACCGGCGTGCCGTTCGATATCCCGATTTTGCTGCCCCTTCGAGAAGAGCTTGACTTACAGCCGCATAACGAAAGGCACCTAACGTTCCTGGTGACGGAAAAAGGAAAGTCATTCACAGCCGCCGTTTTCGGTAATTGGTTTCGCGATCGCTGCAACGAGGCCGGGCTTCCGCTTTGCGCTGCACACGGCTTGAGATCGGCCGCGGCAACCCGGCTCGCAAATCACGGCGCGACGGCGCACCAACTGATGGCTTGGTTTGGCTGGCGCACTCTCAGCGAGGCAGAGCGGTACACAAAGGAAGCCGACCGTAAGCACCTCTCGGCCGAGGCCGGCAAGCGCGCATCTTGTTATCTACTCGCCGCAAGGTGGGGTCGAACAACGGATATCCGGGTTCGCAAATGA